One genomic region from Cryptococcus deuterogattii R265 chromosome 7, complete sequence encodes:
- a CDS encoding cleavage and polyadenylation specificity factor subunit 5 has protein sequence MYDTIEAFPLRNYLFIEREGQPEEDNSVTNRLKRLADQYKESGTRRSVEAIMVVTVHGFPHVLVLQVANAFYKLPGGYLDPSESDAEGLITRLNEQLGVPVTTLKGKSEDDLPRTVWLAPEGGRDWEVRDCLSIWYRPHFDTFLYPYAPAHVSYPKECKKIYLVNLPPNKTFAVPANMKLHAIPIFEFYDNAARYGPQFAGIPYILSKFVMSEPEACKEDEHKVYKAVVPSSL, from the exons GTTTCCTCTCCGCAATTACTTGTTCAT tgaaagagaaggtcaaccagaggaagataaCTCTGTAACCAACAGACTGAAAAGGCTGGCGGATCAGTACAAGGAAAGCGGAACCAGGCGTTCCGTTGAAGCTATCATGGTGGTCACA GTCCATGGATTTCCCCATGTGCTTGTCTTGCAGGTTGCCAATGCCTTCTACAAACT TCCTGGTGGCTACCTAGACCCGTCCGAGTCAGATGCAGAAGGTCTCATCACTCGTCTCAATGAACAGCTTGGTGTACCCGTAACCACACTCAAAGGGAAAAGCGAGGACGACCTCCCGCGTACTGTTTGGCTTGCTCCTGAAGGGGGAAGGGATTGGGAAGTGAGAGACTGTCTAAGTATATGGTACAGGCCACACTTCGACACCTTCTTG TATCCGTATGCCCCGGCGCATGTGTCTTATCCTAAAGAGTGTAAAAAGATTTACCTTGTAAATCTACCACCTAACA AAACTTTTGCAGTTCCAGCAAATATGAAGCTTCACGCCATTCCTATTTTTGAATTTTACGACAATGCAGCCCGTTATGGTCCTCAATTTGCGGGAATTCCATATATTCTGAGCAA GTTTGTCATGTCTGAACCTGAGGCTTGCAAGGAAGACGAGCACAAAGTCTACAAAGCTGTGGTTCCAAGCAGCCTTTGA